AAATAGGATATTTGCCAATTGATACAGATGCTTCAAACTTATTTTTTCAATTAATATCAAAAAGATACGAAAAACACAGTACAATAATTACAACAAATATGCCATTTTCAAGTTGGGGTGAAATATTTGGTTCTCCAGTTTTAGCTCAAGCTATATTAGACAGATTATTACATCATTCTCATGTTATTTCAATTAAAGGTGAATCTTACAGACTAAAAGAAAAAATGGATTTTTTTGCTAATTCTGTTTCTAATTCTTAATCCCTTTTTTGTACATTTTTATTTTCCCTT
The Marinitoga hydrogenitolerans DSM 16785 genome window above contains:
- a CDS encoding ATP-binding protein, translating into IGYLPIDTDASNLFFQLISKRYEKHSTIITTNMPFSSWGEIFGSPVLAQAILDRLLHHSHVISIKGESYRLKEKMDFFANSVSNS